A DNA window from Acetobacter aceti NBRC 14818 contains the following coding sequences:
- a CDS encoding fumarate hydratase, with protein sequence MTADTTAPKAPAQKAASKTPAIKDFSYAPLFQLGKDETPYRKLDLGGVSTSKVGDKTILHVEPETLSALAAEAFNDIAHLLRPSHLQSLANILKDPEASDNDRFVALDLLKNACIAAGGALPMCQDTGTAIVVGKKGQRVWVEGNDDEAFARGVYKTYTTTALRYSQMAPLTIFDEKNTGTNLPVQVDVAANPGDYHPEEFDLLFVAKGGGSANKTFLFQETRALIFNKETLLKWLETKLRTLGTSACPPYHLAIVLGGMSAEQTLKTVKMASTHYYDSLPDKGNENGQAFRDKEMEAEVLKLTQKLGIGAQFGGKYFCHDVRVVRLPRHGASFPVGIGVSCSADRQAKAKITAEGVFLEQLEHDPARFLPETTDEHLEGEAVNIDLNRPMDEIRKELSKYPVKTRLSLTGTMVVARDIAHAKFKERLEKGEGLPQYLKDHPVYYAGPAKTPAGMPTGSFGPTTAGRMDSYVAELQKAGGSYVMLAKGNRSKAVKDACQTYGGFYLGSVGGPAARLAKDCIRKVEVLEYPELGMEAVWKIEVENFPAFIVIDDKGNDFYAGLT encoded by the coding sequence ATGACTGCTGACACCACCGCGCCGAAAGCTCCGGCGCAGAAGGCTGCGTCCAAGACACCAGCGATCAAGGATTTTTCCTATGCCCCGCTGTTTCAGCTGGGCAAGGATGAAACGCCGTACCGTAAACTCGATCTCGGTGGGGTCAGCACATCGAAGGTCGGTGACAAAACCATCCTGCATGTCGAGCCGGAAACCCTGTCCGCGCTGGCGGCGGAGGCGTTCAACGATATTGCCCACCTGCTGCGGCCCTCGCATCTCCAGTCTCTGGCCAATATTCTCAAGGACCCAGAAGCGTCTGATAACGACCGTTTCGTGGCGCTCGACCTGCTGAAGAACGCCTGCATCGCCGCTGGCGGCGCGCTGCCGATGTGTCAGGACACGGGAACGGCCATCGTTGTCGGCAAGAAGGGCCAGCGCGTCTGGGTCGAAGGCAATGACGACGAAGCCTTCGCTCGCGGCGTCTACAAGACCTACACGACGACCGCCCTGCGCTATTCGCAGATGGCGCCGCTGACGATTTTTGATGAGAAAAACACCGGTACCAATCTGCCCGTGCAGGTCGATGTCGCCGCCAATCCGGGCGATTATCATCCGGAGGAATTCGATCTTCTGTTCGTCGCCAAGGGAGGCGGCTCAGCCAACAAGACGTTCCTGTTTCAGGAAACGCGGGCACTGATCTTCAACAAGGAGACGCTGCTGAAATGGCTGGAGACCAAGCTCCGTACGCTCGGCACGTCAGCCTGTCCGCCGTATCACCTTGCCATCGTTCTGGGCGGCATGTCCGCTGAGCAGACGCTCAAGACCGTCAAGATGGCCTCCACGCACTATTACGATTCGCTGCCCGACAAGGGGAACGAAAACGGACAGGCATTCCGTGACAAGGAAATGGAAGCCGAAGTCCTGAAGCTGACCCAGAAGCTTGGCATCGGCGCGCAGTTTGGCGGCAAGTATTTCTGCCACGACGTGCGGGTCGTGCGTCTGCCTCGTCACGGGGCGTCTTTTCCGGTTGGCATCGGTGTGTCCTGCTCGGCAGACCGTCAGGCCAAGGCGAAGATCACGGCGGAAGGCGTGTTCCTCGAGCAGCTTGAGCACGATCCGGCCCGCTTCCTGCCCGAGACGACCGACGAGCATCTGGAAGGCGAGGCGGTCAATATCGACCTCAATCGTCCGATGGACGAGATCCGCAAGGAACTGTCGAAATATCCCGTCAAGACGCGCCTGTCCCTGACCGGCACGATGGTCGTGGCGCGCGATATCGCCCATGCCAAGTTCAAGGAACGTCTGGAGAAGGGCGAAGGACTGCCGCAATATCTCAAGGATCATCCGGTCTATTATGCTGGTCCGGCCAAGACTCCGGCGGGGATGCCGACCGGCTCCTTCGGTCCGACCACGGCAGGCCGTATGGACTCGTATGTCGCCGAACTCCAGAAGGCTGGCGGCTCCTACGTGATGCTGGCCAAGGGCAATCGCTCCAAGGCCGTGAAGGACGCCTGCCAGACCTATGGCGGCTTCTATCTCGGCTCAGTCGGTGGCCCGGCGGCGCGTCTGGCCAAGGACTGCATCCGCAAGGTCGAGGTTCTGGAATATCCGGAACTGGGCATGGAAGCGGTCTGGAAAATCGAAGTCGAAAACTTCCCGGCTTTCATCGTCATCGATGACAAGGGCAACGACTTCTACGCCGGTCTCACCTGA
- a CDS encoding VOC family protein encodes MRFTVDRLDHVVLTVRDIEVSASWYQRVLGMEREEYGRHNRTALKFGGQKINLRPEGMEGWETAQFASCGTNDLCFIAAVASEDVIEHLKGCGVKVVEGPVARLGALGPVTSVYCHDPDQNLIEIASYQG; translated from the coding sequence ATGCGCTTCACCGTTGATCGACTGGACCACGTTGTTCTCACTGTCCGTGATATTGAGGTCTCGGCGTCCTGGTATCAGCGTGTGCTCGGTATGGAACGGGAAGAGTATGGGCGGCACAATCGAACGGCGCTGAAGTTCGGCGGTCAGAAGATCAACCTGCGGCCGGAAGGCATGGAGGGGTGGGAAACCGCACAGTTCGCGTCCTGCGGCACCAATGATCTCTGTTTCATCGCTGCCGTTGCGAGTGAAGATGTCATTGAGCATCTCAAGGGCTGCGGTGTGAAAGTGGTTGAAGGCCCGGTAGCCCGTCTAGGAGCGCTTGGTCCGGTGACATCAGTCTATTGCCATGACCCGGATCAGAACCTGATCGAAATTGCGTCTTATCAGGGGTAG
- the hpnI gene encoding bacteriohopanetetrol glucosamine biosynthesis glycosyltransferase HpnI: MTLLHDLAILCDAIGIAGTVQAALGTLLVIRFRSNEKKATTAYNRQPPVTILKPLHGDEPLLAEALESFCTQDYPVFQIVFGVQRANDPAIEMVEHLQKRHPHIDMCLVINGTQHGDNRKVGNLINMLPKARYDLLVISDSDIHVSPDYLQQVVKKLVQPDTGLVTTIYAGLPASRNIPRLFAACQINHNFLPGVLLSRYLGRQDCLGATMALSRTTLEQVGGFQALVSHVADDAILGRLVRAHGQDISIAETMTWTTIAETTFTDLLVHELRWGRTVRALAPAGYLASAIQLPLFWLSFAVLLQPHASAFLTFFLWGWAFRALCAFAMDRTVGQRSLLPLLLLPFRDWLSAAVMVGSMTGSRVDWRGHTMHVTSHPAVAPSVPPVGTPLSPNDGP; this comes from the coding sequence ATGACCCTCCTGCATGATCTCGCCATTCTCTGCGATGCCATCGGCATCGCTGGAACTGTTCAGGCTGCACTCGGCACATTGCTGGTGATCCGTTTTCGCTCGAATGAGAAGAAAGCGACAACTGCGTATAATCGTCAGCCGCCGGTCACCATCCTGAAGCCTCTTCATGGTGACGAACCGCTTCTTGCAGAAGCTCTGGAGAGTTTCTGCACGCAGGACTATCCGGTATTCCAGATTGTTTTTGGGGTTCAGCGCGCCAATGATCCTGCCATCGAAATGGTTGAGCATCTTCAGAAGCGGCACCCTCACATTGATATGTGCCTTGTCATCAACGGCACGCAGCATGGCGACAACCGCAAGGTCGGCAATCTGATCAACATGCTACCGAAAGCCCGGTACGATCTGCTGGTTATTTCCGACTCTGATATTCATGTGAGTCCGGATTATCTGCAACAGGTGGTCAAAAAGCTTGTACAGCCGGACACAGGGCTGGTGACCACAATCTATGCCGGGCTGCCTGCCAGCCGGAACATCCCGCGCCTGTTCGCTGCCTGCCAGATCAATCATAATTTCCTGCCCGGCGTCCTGCTGTCCCGCTATCTGGGACGACAGGACTGTCTGGGTGCTACCATGGCTCTCTCCCGCACGACTCTCGAACAGGTCGGCGGGTTTCAGGCCCTGGTGTCCCATGTCGCGGATGACGCCATTCTGGGACGCCTTGTCCGCGCTCATGGGCAGGACATCTCAATTGCTGAAACCATGACATGGACCACAATCGCTGAAACCACGTTCACGGATCTGCTGGTCCACGAACTGCGCTGGGGACGGACGGTCCGCGCCCTTGCTCCGGCAGGTTATCTGGCTTCCGCCATTCAGCTGCCGCTGTTCTGGCTTTCGTTCGCTGTGCTTTTGCAACCACATGCATCTGCTTTTCTGACATTTTTTCTATGGGGATGGGCCTTTCGGGCGCTCTGCGCGTTTGCAATGGACCGGACTGTCGGACAGAGATCCCTTCTCCCACTTCTTCTGCTGCCTTTCCGTGACTGGCTTTCAGCCGCCGTCATGGTCGGCAGCATGACCGGGTCACGCGTGGACTGGCGAGGACATACCATGCATGTCACCTCCCATCCTGCCGTCGCCCCTTCCGTTCCGCCTGTCGGCACACCACTTTCTCCCAATGACGGTCCCTGA
- a CDS encoding alpha/beta hydrolase, which produces MPEVMFAGPDGRLEGRYHHSSEPNAPLALVLHPHPLHGGTMNNRITYAMYRSFEKMGFSVMRYNSRGVGRSQGRYDGGIGEISDAAAALDWMQAVNPNAGALWIAGYSFGAFVGMQLLMRRPEVTGWISVAPPAAHYDFGFLAPCPCGGLMIAGGKDDLAPEPAIHKLVDKLNTQKNVQVDYRIFPDADHIFAKQADQVVDALEDHVSTVMARRSLALAAD; this is translated from the coding sequence ATGCCTGAGGTTATGTTCGCCGGCCCTGATGGCCGCCTTGAAGGACGTTACCATCACTCGAGCGAGCCGAATGCGCCGCTCGCCCTCGTGCTCCACCCCCACCCGCTGCACGGCGGAACCATGAACAACCGCATCACCTATGCGATGTATCGTTCATTTGAAAAAATGGGCTTTTCCGTCATGCGCTACAACTCGCGTGGCGTTGGTCGTTCGCAGGGACGTTATGACGGTGGTATCGGAGAAATTTCCGATGCCGCTGCGGCCCTCGACTGGATGCAGGCCGTCAACCCGAACGCTGGTGCGCTCTGGATCGCCGGTTATTCCTTCGGCGCGTTTGTCGGCATGCAGTTGCTGATGCGTCGGCCGGAAGTCACGGGCTGGATCAGTGTGGCCCCTCCGGCCGCGCATTATGACTTCGGCTTTCTGGCTCCCTGCCCTTGCGGTGGTCTGATGATTGCCGGTGGCAAGGACGATCTCGCGCCTGAGCCCGCCATCCACAAGCTGGTGGACAAGCTGAACACGCAGAAGAACGTACAGGTCGATTACCGCATCTTCCCGGATGCCGACCATATCTTCGCCAAGCAGGCCGATCAGGTCGTTGACGCGCTTGAAGACCATGTCAGCACCGTCATGGCCCGTCGCAGTCTGGCCCTCGCCGCAGACTGA
- a CDS encoding helix-turn-helix domain-containing protein, whose translation MMAMFLCISIKKHATYVLLYALPRDIKSIGKNGMQNQLTIIIGTTMKKLRQDRNLTLEQLSVASGIDKDRLEIFESCKERPDAEELLNICKALEISISDLLDVKSN comes from the coding sequence ATGATGGCGATGTTTTTATGTATCTCTATTAAAAAACATGCGACTTATGTACTTCTTTATGCGCTTCCGAGAGATATCAAAAGCATTGGAAAAAATGGGATGCAAAACCAATTAACAATAATTATTGGCACGACCATGAAAAAACTGCGTCAGGATCGCAATCTAACGCTTGAGCAGCTTTCCGTGGCCTCCGGTATAGATAAAGATCGCCTGGAAATTTTCGAAAGCTGCAAGGAAAGACCTGACGCCGAGGAATTGCTGAATATTTGCAAGGCTCTGGAAATAAGCATTTCTGACCTGTTGGATGTAAAATCCAACTAG
- the tyrS gene encoding tyrosine--tRNA ligase: MTEQTSPTDFRSPFMREAQARGFLFQCTDAEALDAAMLAGPVTGYIGFDPTADSLHVGSATQIMLLRLLQKHGHRPVALLGGGTAKIGDPSFREEARSLMSDDTIAKNIAGIEGSLRQMMTFGEGPSDAVLANNADWLDKLSYIELLREVGVHFSVNRMLSFDSVRSRLEREQGLTFLEFNYSILQSFDFRELNRRYGVTLQMGGSDQWGNIVSGIDLVRRTDSKQVFGLTAPLLTTASGAKMGKSAKGAVWLSAAKLPVFEYWQFWRNTEDADVGRFLKLFSDLPIEECDRLGALEGASINEAKKILATEATALCHGRAAAEEAEETARKVFEAGTTATALPTRTLPRADLEAGLPAFRIFTEAGLATSNGEARRLIRGGGARVNDVQIKDEGQIVSLADAVDGSIKLSSGKKHHILVQPV, from the coding sequence ATGACAGAGCAGACCTCTCCCACAGATTTCCGTAGCCCTTTCATGCGCGAAGCTCAGGCTCGCGGCTTCCTCTTCCAGTGCACGGATGCGGAAGCACTTGATGCGGCCATGCTCGCCGGACCTGTCACGGGCTATATCGGTTTTGATCCGACGGCTGACAGTCTGCATGTCGGCTCCGCCACCCAGATCATGCTGCTGCGTCTGCTTCAGAAGCACGGACACCGTCCGGTCGCCCTTCTTGGCGGCGGCACAGCGAAGATCGGCGATCCGTCTTTCCGCGAGGAAGCGCGTTCGCTGATGTCGGACGACACCATCGCCAAAAACATCGCAGGTATCGAAGGCAGTCTCCGTCAGATGATGACGTTTGGAGAAGGCCCATCCGATGCGGTTCTGGCCAACAACGCCGACTGGCTCGACAAGCTTTCCTACATCGAACTGCTACGCGAAGTAGGCGTGCATTTCTCGGTCAACCGGATGCTTTCCTTCGACTCTGTCCGCTCCCGTCTGGAACGTGAGCAGGGTTTGACGTTTCTCGAATTCAATTACTCCATCCTGCAGTCCTTCGATTTCCGCGAACTGAACCGCCGTTACGGCGTGACGCTTCAGATGGGCGGCTCGGACCAGTGGGGCAATATTGTCTCGGGCATAGACCTTGTCCGGCGCACCGACAGCAAGCAGGTGTTCGGCCTCACCGCTCCACTCCTGACCACGGCTTCCGGCGCGAAGATGGGCAAAAGCGCAAAGGGTGCAGTCTGGCTGTCAGCCGCGAAATTGCCGGTGTTCGAATACTGGCAGTTCTGGCGCAACACGGAAGACGCCGATGTTGGCCGTTTCCTGAAGCTGTTCTCAGATCTGCCAATTGAAGAGTGCGACCGTCTCGGCGCACTTGAAGGTGCGAGCATCAACGAGGCGAAGAAGATCCTCGCCACGGAAGCCACGGCCCTGTGTCACGGTCGCGCGGCGGCAGAAGAAGCCGAAGAAACAGCCCGCAAGGTTTTTGAGGCAGGCACGACAGCGACCGCCCTGCCGACCCGCACGCTGCCTCGTGCCGATCTTGAAGCGGGTCTGCCTGCATTCAGGATTTTCACGGAAGCGGGTCTCGCAACCAGTAATGGCGAGGCACGCCGCCTGATCCGTGGCGGTGGCGCACGTGTGAACGATGTACAGATCAAGGACGAAGGACAGATCGTCTCGCTGGCGGATGCCGTAGACGGCTCGATCAAGCTTTCATCAGGCAAGAAGCATCATATTCTGGTGCAGCCCGTGTAG
- a CDS encoding ABC transporter substrate-binding protein: MTRLRFPALSALVLGASLSFQSFGAHAQNAAAVTAPIQALNQALDAIQQPNSGSFAVRTSKLAPVVDQSYDLESVLRSSVGASRYAQLSADDKQKLMAAFREYTVARYLSSFKPGSGAKFILSPEISPYSIASEQKVTTHIGSDENPQGTEIDYVMRQENGSWKIVDVLLEGHISQVVVQRSDFGPTLAASDVNGLITVLNKKVKTFSED, from the coding sequence ATGACCAGACTACGGTTCCCGGCCCTGTCAGCCCTTGTCCTTGGTGCTTCTCTTTCCTTCCAGTCTTTCGGGGCGCATGCACAGAACGCCGCAGCCGTCACGGCGCCGATTCAGGCTCTCAATCAGGCGCTGGACGCAATCCAGCAGCCGAATTCGGGCAGTTTCGCAGTACGGACCAGCAAGCTCGCGCCGGTTGTCGATCAGTCCTATGATCTGGAAAGCGTTCTGCGCTCTTCCGTTGGCGCATCACGCTATGCGCAGCTTTCCGCCGACGACAAACAGAAGCTGATGGCCGCATTCCGTGAATATACGGTCGCCCGTTATCTTTCGAGCTTCAAGCCGGGTTCCGGAGCGAAATTCATCCTTTCTCCGGAGATCAGCCCGTATTCCATCGCCTCCGAGCAGAAGGTGACGACACATATCGGTTCGGATGAAAACCCGCAGGGAACAGAAATCGATTATGTCATGCGTCAGGAAAATGGCAGCTGGAAGATTGTCGATGTGTTGCTGGAAGGGCATATCAGTCAAGTAGTCGTTCAGCGCTCCGATTTCGGCCCGACGCTGGCAGCCAGTGATGTGAACGGTCTCATTACTGTCCTGAACAAAAAAGTGAAGACCTTCTCGGAGGATTGA
- the hpnK gene encoding hopanoid biosynthesis-associated protein HpnK, whose product MRRAIISSDDFGLSVEVNEAIEIAHRDGVLSTASLMMAGPAVEDAIERARRIPTLKVGLHLVVIEGPCVLPPSEIPLLVSSDGQFPSDQLKLGINYFFRPAVRKQLAAEIEAQFAAFARTGLTLDHANAHKHMHLHPTVGKLMIESGKRHGLRAVRVPLEPSEPLMAAGTYVDSFGAAALRHWTRLLRWQARSAGMVTNDWCFGIEWSGHMTPDRVAALAAHLPDGVSEIYFHPATHKNALLQKLMPTYEHEAELAALCSPGFRAGLADSHTDLIGWSDLSR is encoded by the coding sequence ATGCGGCGCGCGATCATTTCCTCCGATGACTTCGGCCTGTCCGTCGAAGTCAACGAAGCCATCGAGATCGCACACCGCGACGGCGTTCTCTCCACAGCCAGCCTGATGATGGCCGGTCCTGCGGTCGAGGATGCCATCGAACGCGCCAGACGAATCCCGACACTGAAAGTCGGGCTTCATCTGGTGGTGATCGAAGGGCCGTGCGTCCTTCCCCCATCCGAAATTCCGCTGCTGGTTTCTTCTGACGGACAGTTTCCGTCCGATCAGCTGAAGCTGGGCATCAACTATTTCTTCCGGCCCGCAGTCCGGAAACAGCTCGCAGCCGAAATCGAGGCACAGTTTGCGGCTTTTGCACGAACGGGCCTTACGCTCGACCATGCCAATGCCCACAAGCACATGCATCTGCACCCGACCGTCGGGAAGCTGATGATCGAAAGCGGCAAACGGCACGGGCTCCGTGCCGTGCGTGTGCCACTGGAACCGTCTGAGCCACTCATGGCGGCGGGCACCTATGTTGACAGCTTTGGCGCGGCAGCCCTCCGTCACTGGACAAGACTGCTGCGCTGGCAGGCGCGCTCCGCTGGCATGGTGACGAACGACTGGTGTTTCGGCATCGAGTGGAGCGGGCACATGACGCCGGACCGGGTCGCGGCACTGGCGGCACATCTCCCCGATGGCGTCTCGGAAATCTATTTCCACCCCGCCACGCACAAGAACGCACTGCTTCAAAAGCTGATGCCAACGTATGAGCATGAAGCCGAACTGGCAGCGCTGTGCAGTCCCGGCTTTCGGGCCGGTCTGGCCGATTCACATACCGATCTGATCGGCTGGAGCGATCTTTCCCGCTGA
- a CDS encoding cysteine desulfurase family protein, translating into MIYLDANATEPLRPEGREAAMEAMAVVGNPSSPHSAGRQARAILDHARRSISTHLGVHPDNCIFTSGGTEANTLAVKGLGKGRRRLVGATEHDAVRKASDDADRVEVLPVLPDGRIDLAVLEEKLSDRSQETLVCVMLANNETGVINPMSEVSRLCRAAQAKLHVDAVQAVGRLPVSLTELGADSVALSGHKFGGLKGTGALVLAGNGPVVVPPMQAGGGQERGRRGGTQALPAIASMSAALDAALAQPVELSALRDRLEAAVLQQGVVVCGADAPRLTNTACLVLPGVRSEAQLIALDLAGFCVSAGSACSSGKVGGSHVLHAMGLGDLAGNALRVSLPWNVEASHIDEFIEAYTMMVIRRKAD; encoded by the coding sequence ATGATTTATCTTGATGCCAACGCGACAGAGCCGTTGCGTCCGGAAGGACGGGAGGCGGCCATGGAAGCGATGGCTGTTGTCGGCAATCCTTCATCGCCTCACAGCGCTGGAAGGCAGGCTCGCGCCATTCTGGATCACGCCCGCCGCAGCATCTCGACTCATCTCGGTGTGCATCCGGACAACTGCATCTTCACCTCTGGTGGCACCGAGGCTAACACGCTGGCCGTGAAAGGTTTGGGAAAAGGACGCCGCCGCCTTGTCGGCGCTACGGAACATGATGCCGTGCGCAAGGCGTCCGATGATGCGGACCGGGTGGAAGTGCTGCCCGTTCTGCCCGATGGGCGGATCGACCTCGCTGTTCTGGAAGAAAAGCTGTCAGACCGGTCTCAGGAAACGCTTGTCTGCGTGATGCTGGCCAATAACGAAACCGGCGTTATCAATCCCATGAGCGAGGTCAGCCGTCTCTGCCGCGCCGCACAGGCGAAGCTGCATGTCGATGCTGTTCAGGCTGTGGGTCGTCTGCCGGTCAGTCTCACTGAGTTGGGAGCGGACAGCGTCGCTCTCTCAGGACATAAATTCGGGGGACTAAAAGGGACCGGTGCTCTGGTGCTGGCTGGGAACGGGCCGGTTGTGGTGCCGCCCATGCAGGCTGGAGGCGGGCAGGAACGGGGACGGCGAGGCGGGACACAGGCGCTGCCTGCCATTGCCTCCATGTCGGCTGCTCTGGATGCTGCTCTGGCGCAGCCTGTCGAACTGAGTGCACTGCGCGACAGGCTTGAGGCGGCGGTTTTGCAACAGGGGGTGGTGGTCTGTGGCGCGGATGCTCCCAGACTGACAAATACAGCCTGCCTTGTGCTGCCTGGTGTTCGCAGTGAGGCGCAACTGATTGCGCTGGATCTGGCCGGATTCTGCGTCTCGGCAGGATCAGCTTGTTCGTCAGGCAAGGTTGGCGGTTCGCATGTGTTGCATGCGATGGGACTGGGTGATCTGGCGGGAAATGCGCTGCGTGTGTCTTTGCCGTGGAACGTAGAAGCCAGTCATATCGATGAATTTATCGAGGCCTACACCATGATGGTCATCCGACGGAAAGCAGACTGA
- the hpnJ gene encoding hopanoid biosynthesis associated radical SAM protein HpnJ: MLKTLFLQPPTFDGFDGGAGSRYQAKREIKSFWYPTWLAQPAALVEGSRLIDAPPAGIGMEPILEDVKNRDLVIIHTSTPSFTKDVEVAQMIKDVNPNIKIGFVGAKVAVQPEESLLKAPVVDFVARNEFDFTIKEIAEGREFKDVDGISYRNSEGEIINNRDRAMIENMDSLPFVTEVYKRDLKIEDYFIGYLMHPYISIYTGRGCKSRCTFCLWPQTVGGHHYRTRSPQHVAAEIRLAKQYFPQVKEFFFDDDTFTDDLPRAEAIAKELGKLGVTWSCNAKANVPRKTLEILKDNGLRLLLVGYESGNQQILHNIKKGMRVEVAREFTKNCHELGIKIHGTFILGLPGETKETIQETIQFAKDINPHTLQVSLAAPYPGTALHKEAIENGWFDESHAELIDENGVQMAPLHYPHLSHTEIFNGVEEFYKKFYFRAPKIASIVSEMVRSPQMMKRRLREGVEFFHFLRDRHAA, from the coding sequence ATGTTAAAGACCCTGTTTCTGCAGCCTCCCACTTTCGACGGGTTCGATGGAGGCGCTGGTTCGCGCTATCAGGCCAAGCGCGAGATCAAATCTTTCTGGTATCCGACATGGTTGGCCCAGCCTGCCGCACTTGTCGAAGGCAGCCGCCTGATTGACGCGCCTCCCGCTGGCATCGGCATGGAGCCGATTCTTGAGGATGTGAAAAACCGCGATCTGGTCATCATCCATACCTCGACGCCGTCCTTCACCAAGGACGTCGAAGTCGCGCAGATGATCAAGGACGTGAATCCCAACATCAAGATCGGGTTCGTCGGCGCGAAGGTTGCGGTTCAGCCTGAAGAAAGCCTGCTCAAGGCACCGGTCGTGGACTTTGTCGCCCGTAACGAGTTCGACTTCACGATCAAGGAAATCGCCGAAGGTCGCGAATTCAAGGACGTTGACGGCATCAGCTATCGCAACAGTGAAGGCGAGATCATCAACAACCGTGACCGCGCCATGATCGAGAACATGGACAGCCTGCCGTTCGTGACGGAGGTCTACAAGCGCGACCTCAAGATCGAAGACTACTTCATCGGCTATCTGATGCACCCGTATATCTCAATCTACACGGGTCGTGGCTGTAAATCCCGCTGCACATTCTGCCTGTGGCCGCAGACGGTCGGTGGTCACCACTACCGCACGCGCAGCCCGCAGCATGTCGCCGCCGAGATCCGTCTGGCGAAGCAGTATTTCCCGCAGGTGAAAGAATTCTTCTTCGACGACGATACCTTCACTGACGACCTGCCCCGCGCCGAGGCCATCGCCAAGGAACTGGGCAAGCTGGGCGTCACATGGTCCTGCAACGCCAAGGCCAATGTGCCCCGCAAGACCCTTGAGATTCTGAAGGACAACGGCCTGCGCCTGCTGCTCGTCGGCTACGAAAGCGGCAACCAGCAGATCCTTCACAACATCAAGAAGGGCATGCGCGTCGAAGTGGCGCGTGAGTTCACCAAGAACTGCCACGAGCTCGGCATCAAGATCCACGGCACCTTCATCCTCGGCCTGCCGGGCGAGACGAAGGAGACTATTCAGGAAACCATCCAGTTCGCCAAGGACATCAACCCGCACACGCTGCAGGTCTCTCTCGCCGCCCCGTATCCAGGCACGGCCCTGCACAAGGAAGCGATCGAGAATGGCTGGTTCGATGAATCCCACGCTGAGCTGATCGACGAGAACGGCGTGCAGATGGCTCCGCTGCATTACCCGCACCTGTCGCACACGGAAATCTTCAATGGCGTGGAGGAGTTCTACAAGAAGTTCTACTTCCGCGCTCCGAAGATCGCCTCCATCGTCAGCGAAATGGTGCGTAGCCCGCAGATGATGAAGCGTCGTCTGCGTGAAGGTGTGGAGTTCTTCCACTTCCTGCGTGACCGTCACGCGGCCTGA